ACGGACAAATCGCCTATGCTAGCGATGGCACCGGCAGTTTGTTGCGCCTGCGCGACTACCTACGCCGTTATCGAGCCGACACCACCCTCAACACCCTGGAAGTCCCATTAACCGATCCCATTAATGCTCCCGAATACGGCTACCTGTGGGCACTGCTAGAAAATCATATCTTGACCCCCGCTCAAGGGCGCAGCATCATCCGCAGTATGGTGCATGAAACCTTATTCGACCTCCTCAGCCTTCACCAAGGCTCCTTCATCTTCGACATTGGCCCAGCGCTAGCACCACAACTCACTACCCTAGAAATTGCCCCCCTCGTCGCCAAAATCATGAAGCAGGTGCAGGAGTGGAAACAATTTCATCCCCTCATTCAATCTCCTAATCACTGTCCAGTAATTGCCGATGCCGTTTCTTTACGCGCTGCCTTGCCAGAAAATGCTTTTAAAACCCTAGACCGCCAACTAGATGGAAAAACCTCCCTGCGGCAGCTAGCCCGATATCTAAATCGTGATGTTTTAACCGTGGCACGAGCAATTTATCCCTATGTACAACACGGCTGGGTGCAACTCCAAACGCTTGCCAGTGACGAAACAGCCGCTAGTCGCCGCGTTGGCATCAGCATGGAATCCAGTTCCACCCAAGCCACAAAAATTCCTCGCGTTGTTTGTATTGATGATGACGTTGCCATCGGTAAAACCGTTGAATATATCCTAAAGCCACAAGGTTATGAGGCAACCGCGATTAGCAATCCGCTTAAAGCACTCAGTCTCGTCTTCCAACTCAAACCCGACTTGATTCTTTGTGATATTGCAATGCCCGACCTCGAAGGCTATGAGCTTTGTGCCATGCTCCGGAAATCAACCGCTTTTCGGCAAACCCCCATCATCATGCTGACCGGCAAAGATGGATTTATCGACCGGGTCAGAGCCAGGATGGTAGGCGCAACCGACTATCTAACCAAGCCTTTTGGCGAAAGTGAGTTATTAATGCTACTAGAGAGATATATTGGCCCTGGTGAAAAGGAAGCAGCAACATCCGAACCTTTAGACGCTACAGAATTAAATCGAGAGATAGAAGAAACCGATGTACGAGTCGGGTAAAATTGCCCCACCAATGAGGGGGGGCTTCATTCAATGATGAAATTAGGAATAGACTATGGACTAGGGACTATTAACGACGGACGACCGACTACAGACACGAAACAAGTCGTGGAGGCAATCTTTACCAGCGACTCTCCGAAACAGGGGAGATATCTCGTAAACAGCCCCCGTACAACGAGTCTAAAGTTAGATGGGATACTTAAGTCATGACATGGTTGAGGGGTGAACCAATCGTGGCTTACGAGCGTTCATGTTTGAACCGGCAGACAGGTAGGTAGGGAGTTATGAGTGTAGTTCTGGTTGTAGAAGACAGTCCCGCGCAACGGGCAATGATCTCAGACCTCCTCAAGGGAAGTGGGTTAACCGTAACCATTGCCACTGATGGCGTCGAAGCCTTGGAACAAATTCTCAAGTCTTGCCCCGACTTAGTGGTGTTGGATATCGTCATGCCCCGAATGAACGGTTATGAGGTATGTCGTCGGCTCAAAGCCGACCCGAAAACCCAAAATGTGCCTGTGGTAATGTGTTCATCGAAAGGAGAAGAATTTGACCGCTATTGGGGGATGAAACAAGGTGCAGACGCTTACATAGCCAAACCCTTTCAGCCAACCGAGCTAATTGGGACGGTCAAACAGCTGCTACGAGGCTAAAAAGCCATTAGCCATTAGCCCAAAACTACTGACCTCCAAAGTTCTAGTAGCTTTTAGGTTCCGAAAAGTAACGAAAGCTAACAGCTAACAGTTAACAGCTAAGGAGATAGAATGGTCGGCAATCCGGACTTTTTAACAGGCAGCAGTCAAGATCACTCACCCGGATTTCAGGAACTGGAGAGTCCTGAAGGTGAATTACACCTGCGTTTTTACGTTCCATCCGGTAACGAATTTGCTCTGGGAGCCAGTGGAATCCGTGAAGTGGTTTCTCCATCACCAGACAGGATTACTCCAATTCCCAACGCTTCTCCCCTACTTTTGGGAACGTTGAACTGGCGTGGGCAAGTGATTTGGGTAGCAGACCTTGGGCAGTTTTTAGGGGATTCAGCTGCCCTGAATACAGACAAACCTGAGATTCCAGTGATTGCTGTTGAAGACCAGGACACCATGTTAGGCTTAGCCGTTGACCGCATTGTCGGCATGGACTGGCTCGATATCGATCAGGTACAGATGCTCACGAATGTTCCAGACAGTATGGCACCTTTTCTGAAAGGTGAGTGGTTGTTAGACCAAGAGAAAAATCAGTTTCTCCGACTATTAGACCAAGTCGCAATTGTTCGCTCAGCGCGATGGGCAGCATGAAATCAATTAAAAATTAAAAAGTAAAAAGGCAAAATCAATTTTTAATTTTTAATTTTTAATTTTTACTTGTTTTGGGGGAGGCAAATGAAATCAAGTACGGATTACACACAAGAATATCAACACGCATTTTCGGCCTACACGCTGGGCAACTACGAAGAGGCGGCTGCCATCATCGATCGGTTAGTGGAAAATTTTCCCGATGACCCGAATGCTCGTATTCTACGGGGTCATATTTACTGTTATGGATTACAGCAATACGCGATCGCGCGAGAACAATACGAGTTGGTGCCTCAGCTCACCGACGACCAAGAGTTTATCGATTGTGCCCACAACGGCATAGAATACGCCCTCTCTTGCCAAAACTACTCCGAATCGGGTGATGCAACTCCCGATCCCGTCGATGGCTTGGAAAACCCAGAGGGATTGTCACTCAACAATGATGATTTTGCGATTCAAGAAGCCAACGCAGTATGGCCATCCTTGGAAGAACCAGAGATGGCAACCCAAGACATCGCTTCTCTAGATGATTTTGACTCTGGAGATTTTCAGGACATAGACGCTTACTCAGCGGCGAATCCGTTTGTCAATTCGGACTATACAGATAGTTCAACAGCACAAACGCCAGAAGCCTATCACGATCCCTTTGCACAATCATGGTCGCCCAGCCCTCTAGAGGATGAGATTGGAGCGCCCGTAAGCAATACAGATTTTGATGCGGAGGCATTTCCGCTTGACGCCTTTACTGACTTTGAGCAGACGGGGAATAGTGATTTTCAAATGCCGTCGGACAACTTCGAGAGTGACAATTCGACATTTGAAATTCCCAATTCTTCCGACACCTTAGCAGAACCCAATTTCAATTATTTCCCTCTGGAAGACGAAACCCTGTTAATGAGGTCGGGAGAGCTGGACGCCAGAAGACTAGAGGAGGAAAGCCCCGGATATGACAGCCAGGATTCCTTAGGCGATACCGAACCTTATACCAGTAGCAACGATCCCACCCGATCCCGTCACCGCTCGTTTGAGACTCATCCCTACGAAGACGATGCGACTTATGTCGCCCACTCCGATCAAAACGGGAATACACGAGAAGACCAATTTGATTTTGAAGCCTTTGATGACGCCATTGGCTATGACTCATTTTCCTCAGAAAATCAACAGCGAAACCGGCTCAATGAAACTAGC
The Coleofasciculus sp. FACHB-1120 genome window above contains:
- a CDS encoding response regulator → MQGTLNEIDIRSILQLIELGQRTGELFVEAYSSPVQGTGENVGARRTSIPYREAKLKEPGPFWFVFFLNGQIAYASDGTGSLLRLRDYLRRYRADTTLNTLEVPLTDPINAPEYGYLWALLENHILTPAQGRSIIRSMVHETLFDLLSLHQGSFIFDIGPALAPQLTTLEIAPLVAKIMKQVQEWKQFHPLIQSPNHCPVIADAVSLRAALPENAFKTLDRQLDGKTSLRQLARYLNRDVLTVARAIYPYVQHGWVQLQTLASDETAASRRVGISMESSSTQATKIPRVVCIDDDVAIGKTVEYILKPQGYEATAISNPLKALSLVFQLKPDLILCDIAMPDLEGYELCAMLRKSTAFRQTPIIMLTGKDGFIDRVRARMVGATDYLTKPFGESELLMLLERYIGPGEKEAATSEPLDATELNREIEETDVRVG
- a CDS encoding response regulator; amino-acid sequence: MSVVLVVEDSPAQRAMISDLLKGSGLTVTIATDGVEALEQILKSCPDLVVLDIVMPRMNGYEVCRRLKADPKTQNVPVVMCSSKGEEFDRYWGMKQGADAYIAKPFQPTELIGTVKQLLRG
- a CDS encoding chemotaxis protein CheW is translated as MVGNPDFLTGSSQDHSPGFQELESPEGELHLRFYVPSGNEFALGASGIREVVSPSPDRITPIPNASPLLLGTLNWRGQVIWVADLGQFLGDSAALNTDKPEIPVIAVEDQDTMLGLAVDRIVGMDWLDIDQVQMLTNVPDSMAPFLKGEWLLDQEKNQFLRLLDQVAIVRSARWAA